A genomic stretch from Sphingobacterium sp. ML3W includes:
- a CDS encoding GntR family transcriptional regulator: MNLKIDHKSPVPLHIQAENLLRELIKQPEYIEGKMLPNEIELAKRLAISRSTLRLAINKLVYEELLIRKKGIGTKVASSKFSSKSKNWLSFSQEMKNRGIEVKNFELHVSWVVPDKAVTQFFAVDEDQKLLKLERLRGKKDDPFVYFISYFHPRIGLTGDEDFKRPLYEILEADYHVVADLSQEEIDAIAANKFIADKLEINIGDPILSRKRFVFDQSGKPIEYNLGFYRAESFTYTVESRRDY, translated from the coding sequence ATGAATTTAAAAATAGATCACAAAAGTCCAGTTCCGCTGCATATACAAGCAGAAAATCTATTGCGGGAGTTGATAAAACAGCCGGAATATATTGAGGGGAAGATGTTGCCTAATGAAATAGAGCTAGCCAAACGCTTGGCTATTTCGCGCTCCACTTTGCGTCTGGCGATTAATAAGCTGGTATATGAAGAGCTACTGATCAGAAAGAAAGGGATCGGCACCAAAGTTGCCAGTTCGAAATTCAGTTCGAAATCCAAAAATTGGTTGAGCTTCTCGCAGGAGATGAAGAATCGTGGGATCGAGGTGAAGAATTTCGAATTACACGTGAGCTGGGTGGTACCAGATAAAGCTGTTACACAATTTTTTGCTGTCGATGAGGATCAAAAGCTGTTGAAACTGGAGCGGCTGCGGGGCAAGAAAGATGATCCATTCGTCTATTTCATATCTTATTTCCATCCACGTATCGGCTTGACAGGTGACGAAGATTTTAAACGTCCTTTATATGAAATATTGGAAGCTGACTATCATGTGGTGGCTGATCTTTCGCAAGAGGAAATTGACGCCATTGCAGCAAATAAATTTATCGCAGATAAACTCGAAATTAATATTGGGGATCCTATTTTGTCACGGAAGCGATTTGTTTTTGATCAATCTGGAAAGCCAATTGAATATAATCTGGGTTTCTATCGTGCAGAAAGCTTTACCTATACAGTTGAAAGCCGAAGAGATTATTAA
- a CDS encoding sugar porter family MFS transporter — MSKNFIIILCIVSLGGLLFGFDMAVIAGALPLVKQFFGLSPAQEGVFVSSALIGCIIGVFFTGSFTDKYGRKQAFIVASLLFLLSAIGCGFSPNYTLLILSRGIGGLGVGIASIVVPLYLAEISPSKFRGRSVTCYQLAITFGILIAYISNYFILQLHSLPQTELWRGMFLVGAIPAILLCLGVYFIPESPRWLAKNGRSEEVAVISAKLGLTDLHDSPSPAKGNIRDLFSPIYRRAFLLGLFLPLFSQLSGINAIVYYGPSILLESGISLANSYHAQLFFGAANVLFTCFAIWKVDNWGRRPLYILGTLGATISLIATGYLFSLEQTNNVALIVSILSFLFFFAFSIGPLKFVVAAEIFPNAIRARAMGISIMVMWISDAIVGQLTPILLASWGAHYTFWLFAFFCAIAFIVVLGYLPETKGKPLEDIEKYWIEKSKKNSSNQNA; from the coding sequence ATGTCTAAGAATTTTATCATTATTTTATGCATCGTTTCACTGGGGGGACTGCTTTTCGGGTTCGATATGGCTGTTATAGCCGGAGCTTTACCGTTGGTCAAGCAGTTTTTCGGACTGTCACCAGCACAGGAAGGTGTTTTTGTTAGTTCAGCACTGATCGGATGCATTATAGGTGTATTTTTTACAGGATCTTTTACAGACAAATATGGTCGTAAACAAGCCTTCATTGTTGCGTCCTTACTTTTCTTATTATCTGCGATCGGCTGTGGATTCAGTCCCAACTATACTTTATTGATTCTCAGCAGAGGTATTGGTGGACTAGGCGTGGGCATCGCTTCTATCGTTGTGCCACTTTATCTTGCCGAAATATCACCCAGTAAATTCAGAGGTAGATCGGTTACCTGTTATCAGCTGGCAATCACCTTTGGTATCCTCATCGCTTATATTAGCAATTACTTTATTCTTCAATTGCATTCATTGCCGCAGACAGAACTTTGGCGGGGTATGTTTTTAGTTGGTGCAATCCCTGCTATCCTACTCTGCTTGGGCGTTTATTTTATTCCAGAAAGTCCCCGTTGGCTTGCAAAAAATGGGCGCAGCGAAGAGGTTGCTGTCATCAGTGCCAAACTTGGTCTGACAGACTTACATGATTCGCCAAGTCCAGCCAAAGGAAATATAAGAGATTTGTTTTCACCTATTTACCGCAGGGCTTTTCTCTTGGGCTTGTTCTTACCCTTGTTTTCTCAACTCAGTGGGATCAACGCGATCGTCTATTACGGACCTAGCATCCTCCTTGAATCGGGTATTTCTTTAGCTAATTCCTATCACGCGCAATTGTTTTTCGGCGCTGCAAATGTCTTATTTACCTGCTTTGCTATTTGGAAGGTAGATAATTGGGGAAGAAGACCTTTATATATTTTAGGTACATTGGGTGCAACCATCAGTTTGATCGCGACAGGCTATCTTTTCAGTCTGGAACAGACAAATAATGTCGCATTGATTGTTTCCATCCTCTCATTCTTGTTTTTCTTTGCTTTTTCTATCGGTCCATTGAAATTTGTGGTGGCAGCTGAAATTTTTCCCAATGCCATACGGGCCCGAGCAATGGGGATAAGCATTATGGTCATGTGGATTTCCGATGCTATCGTTGGACAGCTGACTCCGATTCTGCTGGCATCCTGGGGTGCTCATTATACCTTTTGGTTATTCGCTTTCTTCTGCGCAATAGCTTTTATCGTTGTATTGGGCTATCTACCTGAAACAAAAGGAAAACCTTTGGAAGATATTGAAAAATATTGGATTGAAAAATCTAAGAAAAATTCCAGCAATCAAAACGCATAA
- a CDS encoding class I mannose-6-phosphate isomerase yields MYSNTQTTSFQYDILPTFPVQGKLSNSYYELVDHLIEHNIHCIDGFVGVNWEIPVAQIEQEFVKRGLKVRFVSMETAFLPESSIQEKVAPYLGGDDPLFGKKASLQLAAYFDGVKLAAFEEILNNAAANEYIFFYGPGAALLDNSGKVMYIDLPKNVLIQRMRAGQAWNLACAKQTNQKELYKRYYFVDWELLNRHKRTILSRVEILADQLSLGNLPWISGNDLKETLHAMSENYFRVRPTFEPGVWGGQWMKEHLTGIDQQAKNYAWSFEMIVPENGILLESNGQVLEISFDQLMFQESSNILGTAQPRFDVEFPIRFNFLDTFDGGNLSIQCHPSPSYAKTEFGENFTQDESYYIVDRKGDAQVYLGFQEDIDADQFRTVLEQSFHTGEPIAIDKYVQKFDSQKHQLYLIPHGTVHSSGTNNLVLEISATPYNYTFKMYDWVRPDLDGKPRPLNIDRAFSNLNFNRKGDVVKNTLLSQPQIDVLDTQSIKVHLPTHEDHFYDVFRYEFEDEVHIETKGQCHIMMLVEGEAVELTTANGMKKIFHYAETFAVPAAAKSYSLRNLGASQAKVIQSFVKDSKC; encoded by the coding sequence ATGTATTCCAATACTCAAACGACATCTTTTCAATACGACATCTTACCGACATTTCCAGTTCAGGGCAAATTGTCAAACTCATATTATGAGTTGGTCGATCACCTGATCGAACATAATATACACTGCATAGATGGATTTGTCGGCGTAAATTGGGAAATACCAGTGGCACAGATTGAGCAGGAATTTGTTAAACGGGGATTAAAGGTAAGGTTTGTTTCTATGGAAACAGCATTCCTGCCCGAATCAAGCATTCAGGAGAAGGTTGCCCCCTATCTGGGTGGCGATGATCCATTATTCGGAAAAAAAGCGTCCCTTCAACTGGCAGCATACTTTGATGGCGTAAAGTTGGCCGCTTTTGAGGAAATCCTGAATAATGCAGCTGCCAATGAATACATCTTTTTTTACGGTCCGGGAGCAGCACTTTTGGATAACTCCGGTAAAGTAATGTACATCGATCTGCCCAAAAATGTACTTATCCAACGGATGCGTGCCGGACAGGCCTGGAATTTGGCTTGTGCTAAGCAAACGAATCAAAAAGAACTTTACAAACGTTACTATTTTGTCGACTGGGAGCTCCTCAACCGACACAAACGAACGATATTATCCCGGGTGGAGATCCTGGCCGATCAGCTATCCCTGGGAAATCTACCCTGGATTTCAGGAAACGATTTAAAAGAAACCTTACATGCCATGTCCGAAAACTATTTTCGGGTAAGACCAACATTTGAGCCCGGAGTCTGGGGCGGACAATGGATGAAGGAACATTTAACGGGTATCGATCAACAGGCAAAAAACTATGCTTGGTCTTTTGAGATGATCGTCCCCGAAAATGGTATATTACTTGAAAGCAATGGACAGGTGCTCGAAATTTCATTTGACCAACTGATGTTTCAGGAGAGTTCAAATATATTGGGCACTGCACAGCCACGTTTTGATGTTGAGTTCCCAATCCGGTTCAATTTTCTTGACACTTTTGATGGCGGCAATCTTTCGATTCAGTGCCACCCCAGTCCAAGTTATGCCAAAACTGAGTTTGGAGAAAATTTCACACAGGACGAATCCTATTACATCGTTGACAGAAAAGGAGATGCTCAGGTTTATCTGGGATTCCAAGAAGATATTGATGCCGACCAATTCCGTACTGTGCTTGAACAGAGCTTCCATACGGGTGAGCCCATTGCGATTGACAAGTACGTCCAAAAATTTGACTCACAAAAGCATCAGTTGTATCTGATTCCACATGGTACTGTACATTCTTCAGGTACAAATAACCTCGTGCTAGAAATCAGTGCCACCCCTTATAACTACACCTTTAAGATGTACGACTGGGTACGTCCAGACTTAGATGGTAAACCACGTCCATTGAATATTGACAGAGCTTTCTCCAATCTCAACTTTAACCGGAAAGGTGATGTTGTAAAAAACACGCTCTTGTCACAGCCTCAGATTGATGTGCTCGATACACAGTCGATAAAAGTACATTTACCGACACATGAAGATCATTTCTATGATGTTTTCAGGTACGAATTTGAAGATGAAGTGCACATTGAAACAAAGGGGCAATGCCATATTATGATGCTCGTTGAGGGGGAAGCCGTAGAACTGACGACTGCCAATGGGATGAAAAAAATCTTCCATTATGCGGAGACATTTGCTGTTCCCGCCGCTGCGAAATCTTATTCACTCCGTAATCTGGGAGCTAGCCAAGCGAAGGTCATACAGTCTTTTGTCAAAGACTCTAAATGTTAA